A window of the Spirochaetota bacterium genome harbors these coding sequences:
- a CDS encoding biotin--[acetyl-CoA-carboxylase] ligase gives MTQGPLIIRLDTVDSTNTYIRSHPDLWDRQFCAVVAREQTDGRGRFYRTWLSVPGLDLTFSMVFTPPGGMSDCSCVTLLAGLAVRRALAPYCGTELNLKWPNDIRLGEKKIGGILCEMVPGSGKSTVIIGIGINVNRTNFPEEIRTTAGSLKTATGADYPLEELFSAIHHRCMELLSDFKVPLDESMIEEWVEASHSIGAPVRFAINNSLEHGILSGINSDCSLRIKSDRGESISGYRGEVLFPDDI, from the coding sequence GTGACACAGGGCCCTCTCATCATACGGCTTGATACCGTGGATTCAACCAACACCTATATCAGGAGCCATCCTGATTTGTGGGACCGTCAGTTCTGCGCCGTAGTGGCCCGGGAACAGACCGATGGAAGGGGGCGGTTTTACCGGACATGGCTCTCCGTGCCCGGCCTTGACCTCACCTTTTCCATGGTATTCACGCCGCCAGGCGGTATGTCCGACTGTTCCTGCGTCACCCTTCTGGCGGGACTGGCTGTCCGCCGTGCCCTGGCGCCGTACTGCGGCACGGAGCTAAACCTCAAGTGGCCCAACGATATCCGCCTCGGCGAGAAAAAGATCGGGGGGATCCTCTGCGAGATGGTTCCCGGTTCGGGAAAATCGACGGTCATCATCGGCATCGGCATCAATGTGAACCGCACCAATTTCCCGGAAGAGATCAGGACCACGGCCGGGTCACTGAAAACAGCAACAGGCGCTGATTATCCGCTGGAGGAACTGTTCAGCGCCATCCATCACCGTTGCATGGAACTCTTATCTGATTTCAAAGTTCCCCTCGATGAAAGCATGATCGAGGAATGGGTGGAGGCCTCCCATTCCATTGGCGCCCCGGTCAGGTTTGCCATTAATAACAGCCTCGAACATGGCATTTTATCCGGAATAAACAGTGATTGTTCCCTCAGGATCAAAAGCGACCGTGGCGAATCCATAAGCGGTTATCGCGGCGAAGTTCTCTTTCCCGATGATATCTAA